The following proteins come from a genomic window of Verrucomicrobiota bacterium:
- the pgsA gene encoding CDP-diacylglycerol--glycerol-3-phosphate 3-phosphatidyltransferase — MNLPNKLTISRFFITIVFTILVLGNYTYSASVAVIVFFIGMVTDYIDGIIARSRNLKTDFGALMDPLADKVMVCAAFVSFVARGQLGPFGAYFVIIVISREFLITGLRILAGARGQIISADRLGKHKTAWQMITIIVVLLRSALDEIMGPSDPEWLDGVLQMFTWGVYVTMAITIALTVYSGFAYMMKNKELWSKNN; from the coding sequence ATGAATTTACCCAATAAACTGACTATATCCCGTTTTTTCATCACCATCGTATTCACGATCTTGGTATTGGGGAATTATACCTACAGTGCGTCGGTGGCTGTCATTGTCTTTTTTATTGGTATGGTGACTGATTATATCGACGGGATTATTGCGCGGAGCCGGAATTTAAAAACCGATTTTGGAGCCCTGATGGATCCTTTGGCCGATAAGGTCATGGTCTGTGCGGCTTTTGTGAGTTTTGTCGCGCGGGGGCAATTAGGGCCTTTTGGTGCTTATTTTGTGATTATTGTGATCTCCCGTGAATTCCTGATTACGGGGCTGAGGATTTTAGCAGGAGCGAGGGGCCAGATCATTTCCGCAGACCGTCTAGGCAAACATAAAACAGCTTGGCAGATGATCACGATTATCGTCGTGCTCTTGCGTAGTGCCCTTGATGAGATTATGGGGCCGAGTGATCCCGAGTGGTTAGATGGGGTCCTCCAGATGTTTACGTGGGGCGTCTATGTCACCATGGCTATCACCATCGCCCTGACGGTTTATTCAGGTTTTGCTTATATGATGAAAAATAAGGAACTCTGGTCAAAAAACAACTAG